The Papaver somniferum cultivar HN1 chromosome 6, ASM357369v1, whole genome shotgun sequence genome segment AAATCTATGTATCTGTGGCGATAAACATGATATACACCATGCTACAAGGaagcatatatatatacacgCATATTGCATATGAAATCTATTGCATTCTCTCATGGTTAGCTAATCAAGTTCACTTGCTGCATATACCTTCTAGGAAAGTTGTTTTTTCTCCAGGTTCACAATGAATCACATGCGCAGTTAAGGAGTTAGTATCTTTTCATATAGCTAGCGGATCAATGCGCCattgttttttattattgaaGGTAATGAATCAATTTAAGCGTCACACATTTTGTTAGTAAGGTGCATTTCGTCAGTGTAACATTCTGGTAAGAGTTAGTCTATACTGACGCTTATATATCATCAGTCTCACCAAATATATATATTTCGTGTCCCTTCTATTCTATATTTCTGCATTTTCATTTACTTAGCAAATTAGCTATTGTTAACACATACTGCACCTTGTTTCCGGGTATATTAGCAGTGAATGTACGTGTTTCCTTGTAAGAGTCCGGTGAGAAGTCATTAAACACTTGGATATCTGAAGTTAGGTAAGATAGATAAGAGTAGCATCTTTGCATGTAGAGAAAAACGATAATGCACATTCGTATTTCATCTTATGGTAAGCATCATCAAAATCCTTATCGCCGTCATTAAGACAGATTAAGGCATTCCTAATCGAACGACTAATGTTCAATCTACATGCATATCTACCTAACTTACTTTCCAAATCATTCTCATTTTCGATGATACTGAAGTATTCAAGTTTATGTCTTTCCTTATGTTCATTTGGTGTTATATGCATGAAGCATAATAAATACAATTTGCTAAAAATAGCTCTATTTAATTATCATGATCAATTAAAAGAAGTGTAGGATTTCTCTCATTAATGTCATTTGGGTGTTTTTGATCCCATCTTCATCTATAAGAACACCAAACTTCAATATGGTCTCTACAGACAAAGTATCGATCTTATCGTTGTATCGTGTCCTTCATTTGCTTATTCTGCATTTCATACTAGGGTTTTCAATGGAGGAAGTAGTGGTGATTGTAGGTGCTGGTCCATCAGGTTTAGCAACATTCGCTTGTCTAAAGCAACTTAATATCCCAAGCATTATTTTAGAACGCGAAGATTGTCATGCTTCTCTGTGGAAGAAAAGAGCTTATGATAGATTAAAGCTTCATTTAGCTAAACAATTTTGCAGCCTACCTCATATGCCTTACCCACCAAATACTCCTACTTTTGTCCCTAGAGCCAAGTTTGTCGAATACATCGATAGCTACGTCGAAAAATTCGATATAAACCCTAAGTGTAACCGATCTGTCGAGTCTGCTGTTTACGACGATCACGAAGCCAAATGGAAAATAGAAGTTAAGAATCTTGTTACCGGTGAACCGGAACATTATGTTGCAACATTCTTAGTGGTCGCAACAGGTGAAAATAGCAAAGGGTTTATTCCAAAAATCCCTGGAATAGAGAGTTTCGCAGGGGATATCTTGCACTCTAGTGAGTTCAAATCTGGCAAGGAATATAATGGGAAGAAAGTTTTAGTTGTTGGCTGTGGAA includes the following:
- the LOC113285863 gene encoding probable indole-3-pyruvate monooxygenase YUCCA10 isoform X1 yields the protein MVSTDKVSILSLYRVLHLLILHFILGFSMEEVVVIVGAGPSGLATFACLKQLNIPSIILEREDCHASLWKKRAYDRLKLHLAKQFCSLPHMPYPPNTPTFVPRAKFVEYIDSYVEKFDINPKCNRSVESAVYDDHEAKWKIEVKNLVTGEPEHYVATFLVVATGENSKGFIPKIPGIESFAGDILHSSEFKSGKEYNGKKVLVVGCGNSGMEIAYDLSNHGASTSIVIRSPFHIVTKEMIWLGMNLLNYLPLWLVDSITLALARLAYGNLDKYGIHRPSGGPFELKVKLGRSPVIDVGTVAKIKQGIIKVFPEIMKIEKDSIQFNNGDTEQFDALVFATGYQSTANNWLKDFNYILGKDGMPKNKFPSHWKGTNAVYCTGLSRRGLAGVSADAQKVANDIAMIFKAEKRHN